CGCGCCCGGCACGACGCTGGCGCCGTTGCCGCTGCCGAACGGCTCGTAGCGGGTCAGGCCGCGGAACAGCTGGCTGAGGAAGGCCCGGTCGGCGCCGCTCGTCGGCGTGGTGCGCTCGATGAAGTCGAACACCCGGCCGTCCTGAAGGCCGTAGAGCGCCACGCGCTCGACCTTGAAGCCGGGGGTGAAGTAGACCGCCGTCACCTTCTGGTCCTCGACCTGCTCGCCCATGAACATGATCGTCCGGCGGGTGTTCTGGGAGATGTAGTACCAGGACTTGTTGCCCACCGTGGAGACCGTCGAGGGCGTGCCGAGGATCTGCAGCACCTGCTCGGGGCCCATGCCGGGCTTGATCGTGGCGAGCGCGGCCTGATCGACCTGATAGCCGTGGCGCAGTTCCTCGCCGATGCAGCCGGACAGGCCGGCTCCCGCAAGGCCGAGCAGGGCGAGGCGCGCGAAGGACTGGACGAGACGGCGCCGCATCGGGCCCCCAGAGAGCGTGTGGACGGACGGGACGCAACCGAGGCCGCCGGCACGGGATTCCGACGGCGCTTGCGCCCTGGGCGTAGGTTGCCGTACCGCGGGGTTATGGCTTTGACAAGGCAAGCTTGGCCACAGGCAGCCGACATCCGTGCCGGGTGCGGCGCCGTCCGATTTTTCGCTCTGGGGTGCCCATGATCGCCGGGCTGTTCCGCCGCGCAAACGCGCGCCGCCGCGCCGTCGAGGGGCTGCACCTTGCCCTGAGCATGGCCGCGCGCCAGCCGGGCCTGTACACGCGCCTCGGCGTCCCCGACACCGTCGAGGGCCGGTTCGAGGCCCTGTGCCTCCACGCGATCCTGGTCCTGCGCCGGCTGAGCCGACTGCCGGCGCCGGCCGCCGAGGTGGCGCAGGATCTCGTGAACTCGGTCTTCACCCAGCTCGACGCGTCCCTGCGCGAACTGGGCGTCGGCGACATGGGCGTGTCCAAGCGGATGAAGAAGCTCGGCGCCGCCTTCTACGGCCGGGCCACGGGCTACGACGCCGCCCTCGACGCGGGCGACACGGCGGCGCTGCGCGCGGCCCTCGTCCGCAACGTGCTTGGCGGGGAGGGGGACGGGACGGGCCTCGCCGCCTACGTTCAGGCGGTCGACGCGGCTCTGGCCGCGGTTGACCTCGACGGGCTGCTCGGTGATGGGCCGCCCTTCCCGAAGCCGGACGGCTTCGCGCCCGCTTTCGCACCCAACGAGGACAGAGCAGGAGACCGCGCATGACCCGGGACAGCAGCCAGGCCAGCGGCCCGCTCTCGCGCTGGGTGAATGTCGAGCGCCTGCCCCAGGGGCACGGTACCGCCACCGTGGAGGCGAGCCCGGCCGAGTGCGCGGCCCTCGCGACCGATTTCGGGATCCCCGCCATCCGCGACCTGGTCGGGCGGTTCGA
This window of the Methylobacterium tardum genome carries:
- a CDS encoding ubiquinol-cytochrome C chaperone family protein, with amino-acid sequence MIAGLFRRANARRRAVEGLHLALSMAARQPGLYTRLGVPDTVEGRFEALCLHAILVLRRLSRLPAPAAEVAQDLVNSVFTQLDASLRELGVGDMGVSKRMKKLGAAFYGRATGYDAALDAGDTAALRAALVRNVLGGEGDGTGLAAYVQAVDAALAAVDLDGLLGDGPPFPKPDGFAPAFAPNEDRAGDRA
- a CDS encoding outer membrane protein assembly factor BamE: MRRRLVQSFARLALLGLAGAGLSGCIGEELRHGYQVDQAALATIKPGMGPEQVLQILGTPSTVSTVGNKSWYYISQNTRRTIMFMGEQVEDQKVTAVYFTPGFKVERVALYGLQDGRVFDFIERTTPTSGADRAFLSQLFRGLTRYEPFGSGNGASVVPGANRGL